In a single window of the Nilaparvata lugens isolate BPH chromosome 1, ASM1435652v1, whole genome shotgun sequence genome:
- the LOC111051852 gene encoding ragulator complex protein LAMTOR1 produces the protein MGCCFSSCREEESSQSGDPTERTHLLADPVSNINTLHIQRVHSDDFLSQYPSSLPEKTDQISALNRILQETANNVIDVAALGAHNLEQHEYVERMKHYNQKLQTVAAVSHKWVQPRANPCLLVDIPAPDSLLGAAPISSSNFVLIKSTVEKATLALDNLKVEHKEELVVPFNIP, from the coding sequence ATGGGTTGCTGCTTTAGTAGCTGTAGAGAAGAAGAATCTTCACAAAGTGGCGATCCCACCGAAAGAACACATCTTTTGGCAGATCCAGTTAGTAATATCAACACGTTGCATATTCAGAGGGTTCACAGCGATGACTTCCTCTCACAGTATCCTAGTTCCCTTCCGGAGAAAACAGACCAGATTTCAGCGCTAAACAGGATACTGCAAGAAACAGCAAACAATGTGATTGATGTCGCTGCCTTGGGTGCACACAACCTTGAACAGCACGAGTATGTGGAACGGATGAAACATTACAATCAGAAGTTGCAGACAGTTGCTGCTGTCAGCCACAAGTGGGTTCAGCCTCGAGCCAATCCGTGTCTGTTAGTCGACATCCCCGCTCCTGATAGTTTGCTGGGTGCAGCACCAATCTCATCTAGCAATTTTGTTCTCATCAAGTCAACTGTTGAAAAAGCAACCTTGGCTCTTGATAACTTGAAGGTGGAACACAAGGAAGAACTAGTCGTCCCTTTCAATATTCCTTAA